TAGGGAACGTGGTGCTTTCACAGGTGATTGAGGAAACTCGTACTTCGGTAAAAGAAGGAGAATCGATTGCCGAGCCTTTGAGACGTAGCGGGCAATTCCCTCCCATTGTAACCCAGATGATTGCCATCGGCGAAAAAACGGGAGAATTGGAAAATATGCTGGAGAAAGTTGCCAACAACTACGAACAGCAGGTGGATACCAAAGTCTCTACGCTCACAACTCTGCTGGAGCCCATTATGATTGTGGTGATGGGCGTGGTAGTGGCGTTTATTGTATTATCGATTTTATTTCCCATGTTAAAAATGGGCCAAGTGGTAAAACATGGTTGAACCAGTTTTTAATTTTAAAAAAGAGGAGAAAAATATGTTTAAACGCTTCATGCAGCGAATGAAAGATCAAAAAGGGATGACCCTGATAGAAATTATGGTGGTGGTGGCCATTATTGGTTCCATCATGGCCTTGGTCACAGTGAACGTCATGGATTATTTGGCAGAATCAAAAGTGGAGACGACAAAGATTGAAATCAAAAACATAGAAAATGCCTTGGAACAATATAAACGAAAAAGCTCCATGTATCCCAGTACTGAGCAAGGACTTCAGGCCTTGGTGGAAAAACCCACTTCGGGCAAAATTCCAGAAAATTACCCCAAAGATGGCTACATGAAGCGGGTTCCTAAAGATGCCTGGGATGAAGATTTTATTTA
The nucleotide sequence above comes from Deltaproteobacteria bacterium. Encoded proteins:
- the gspG gene encoding type II secretion system major pseudopilin GspG produces the protein MFKRFMQRMKDQKGMTLIEIMVVVAIIGSIMALVTVNVMDYLAESKVETTKIEIKNIENALEQYKRKSSMYPSTEQGLQALVEKPTSGKIPENYPKDGYMKRVPKDAWDEDFIYTSPGTAGHPYEITSLGEDKAEGGEGYAADIKNYEIK